The DNA sequence CGCTCTATTCTAATGCCGCCGGCACCATTCCCATTATTCAGGCTCTGGTCGGGAAAGGTCTCCCAATGGGCACAGCGCTTGCCTTCATGATGTCTATCGTTGCTATATCAGCGCCGGAGATTATTATCCTTCGCAATGTTATCAAGCCAAAGCTCCTTGCCATTTTTACCGGGATCGTAGCTACGGCAATTATTATTGTGGGCTATTTATTCAATATTATTCTATAAGGAGTTTAAAAAACATATTTAAGGAGGTGGATTTATGAAGATTCATATTTTAGGATCAGGTTGTCAGAACTGTATGAAACTCGCAAAAAACGCAGAAGAAGCGGCAAAAGCAAAAGGAACTGAATGTGAAGTTATAAAGATAACTGATATTAAGGAAATTATGAGTTATGGCGTTATGCAAACACCAGCCATCGTAATCGACGGCAAAGTAAAAAGCGTCGGCAGAGTGCTTTCCGTAGAAGAGATTAAGAAACTGCTATGAAAAAGGGGTCAAGAACGAGGAGGAAAACCATGCTGGAAGAAAAAGATCTTTGTTGCAACGGGAGCGCAAAAACACTGATTCTTGCCTGTGCAGGCGGGTCAAACACGGGACAAATCTCGAACAAGGCAATGATCGAGCTTGAAAAAAGGGGCATGGGGAACGCCTACTGTCTTGCCGGTGTAGGCGCTGATCTGTCCGGTTTTGTAGAGAGCGCGCGGGCAGCCAATACAATCCTCATCGACGGATGCCCTATAGGATGCGGAAAAAAGTCATTTGAGAAACACGGTATTACACCTACACGTTATATTGTAGTCACGGAACTCGGCATTGAAAAGAATCACAACTTTGACAACCTTGAAGCAGAGACCGAGGAAGCGATCAGGAAAATGCTTTAAGGGCAGGCACGACACAACACGTTATTGCACATATTGTCTTGCATTTTGGAGGTGTACACATGGGTATTTTTCCCCCGAATATTTGCAAACCTAAAGGCAAACAGGTTATCCTTTTTATAGCAATCTGCCTTGTCATCTTTGCCTTTTTCTTCAAGGGTTTCACTGCCCCCGTGTTTGCTGCAGAAGCCCTTGTCCCTTCTTTCGGCATGGGAAAGATAAATGTAAGGCTATACACCGACTATTTCTGCTCGCCATGCAGGGACATGGAACCGAACGTGGAACCCATTATATCAGAGCTTGTAAAAAAGAATGTTATTAATATCACCTTTGTCGATACTCCTTTTTCCAGAGCCTCCATGCTGTATGCACGGCACTTTCTATATATCATGAATGAGAAAAAGGATTTCGACCATGTTCTCAATGCACGGTCTGTTCTGATCGGAGCATCCCTTGAAAAGATAACCGAAGAGGCAAAACTCGAGGAATATCTTAGAGATAAAGGGATTAAATTCAAACCTTTCGATGTAAAGCCTGTGTTTAATATCCTGAATAATTACCTGAAAGAGGACAAGATACAGGCAACGCCAGCCTGCGTCGTAGATCAGGATGGAAAAATAGAGCGGTACAGCGGCGGATCTGACATTATCAAAGCTCTTAAGAATCTGAAATAGGAGATGCAAAAAAAACCGCAATAAAATAAATTGATACGGAGATTTTAATGAAAAAACTATTTACTTTTTTCTATATTCCTGTTCAACGAGCTGTAAAGTGCCCCCGAAAGATGCCCAGGGCAACCCGACAGTTATCCAGTATCCGGATAAATAGCCGGAATGTTTTCCATAAAAAGAAGGAGGCGTATAAATGACTGAAGAAGGTATATCAAAAAAACTCTCTTTCCTTGATCGTTTTTTAACATTATGGATTTTTTTGGCAATGTTCATAGGGGTAGGCTGGGGCTATCTTTCTCCCGGCGTTGTTGACTTCTGGAATCAGTTTCAGTCAGGAACAACGAATATCCCTATTGCCATTGGTCTCATATTAATGATGTACCCGCCGTTGGCCAAGGTGAAATATGAAGAGTTGGGAGAGGTATTCAAAAACTACAGAGTATTGATACTCTCCCTCATTCAGAACTGGGTAGTTGGGCCTATCCTTATGTTTGTTCTCGCTATCATCTTCTTAAGGGGCTACCCGGAATACATGGTAGGGCTTATCATGATCGGCCTTGCCCGGTGTATTGCCATGGTCATTGTATGGAATGATCTTGCAAAGGGTGACACAGAATATTGTGCCGGACTGGTCGCCTTCAATTCCATCTTCCAGGTACTTTTCTTCTCCGTCTATGCATACATCTTTATTACCGTCCTGCCCCCAATGCTCGGTCTGAAG is a window from the Pseudomonadota bacterium genome containing:
- a CDS encoding thioredoxin domain-containing protein — encoded protein: MGIFPPNICKPKGKQVILFIAICLVIFAFFFKGFTAPVFAAEALVPSFGMGKINVRLYTDYFCSPCRDMEPNVEPIISELVKKNVINITFVDTPFSRASMLYARHFLYIMNEKKDFDHVLNARSVLIGASLEKITEEAKLEEYLRDKGIKFKPFDVKPVFNILNNYLKEDKIQATPACVVDQDGKIERYSGGSDIIKALKNLK
- a CDS encoding thioredoxin family protein, which gives rise to MKIHILGSGCQNCMKLAKNAEEAAKAKGTECEVIKITDIKEIMSYGVMQTPAIVIDGKVKSVGRVLSVEEIKKLL
- a CDS encoding putative zinc-binding protein produces the protein MLEEKDLCCNGSAKTLILACAGGSNTGQISNKAMIELEKRGMGNAYCLAGVGADLSGFVESARAANTILIDGCPIGCGKKSFEKHGITPTRYIVVTELGIEKNHNFDNLEAETEEAIRKML